The proteins below come from a single Chitinophaga pinensis DSM 2588 genomic window:
- a CDS encoding DUF2846 domain-containing protein: MKLFIFLIVFVATCFYTQKLHAQSGSGQLYFIRATGYVASAVNFRLYIDGSLRCKLKNKTYSVHTLPAGKHTVFAQNSGLGSRKRSKPFDVTIEQGKITYVDVIWANDVSCEEITSSSAEKKLKGLKQTTACNTKE; this comes from the coding sequence ATGAAATTATTTATTTTTCTAATCGTCTTTGTCGCTACATGTTTCTATACGCAAAAGTTGCACGCCCAATCTGGGTCAGGACAACTTTATTTTATTCGGGCCACTGGCTATGTGGCGTCCGCAGTTAACTTCAGGTTGTATATTGATGGTAGCCTCAGGTGCAAATTGAAAAATAAAACATACTCTGTTCACACATTGCCGGCCGGTAAGCATACAGTATTCGCACAAAATTCAGGTCTGGGCTCAAGAAAGCGTTCTAAGCCATTTGACGTAACAATTGAACAAGGAAAGATAACTTATGTTGATGTAATCTGGGCAAATGATGTCTCCTGTGAGGAAATAACCAGCAGCTCAGCAGAAAAGAAACTCAAAGGCCTGAAACAGACAACTGCGTGCAATACAAAAGAATAA
- a CDS encoding DUF4421 domain-containing protein: protein MRITLTILFLLSFKIVPVHGQQADTRRVNDSLWIQRFDDQIITKLAIINTAEILAVEGDNFKNVLKPNPSEIFRAYFNYRFLSFYVSHTPHFLPGNNDDDIKGRTSGIGLGTSFNFRNWFTDIFYSHTNGYYLSNIKDYRPDWQPGDPYFLLPDLTVNSLSGSIGYNTNPHLSLQSTVSQTERQIRSAGAFLPKISYRYYTINSPGITFSQKSRNIQALIGAGYQYTFVLRKAFYVTGSFTPSFGYIFYRLQTQNGADYGVSHARGPIYQWDALLGTGYSGNRFFAGAYLTATSSTYAQGLTTAVNQDGQIYFQLFAGIRLKAPKILEKNYDKIFH from the coding sequence TTGCGCATTACATTAACAATACTGTTTTTATTGTCTTTTAAGATCGTGCCAGTACACGGACAACAAGCTGACACCAGGAGAGTGAATGATAGTCTATGGATTCAGCGTTTTGACGATCAGATCATTACTAAACTGGCTATCATCAATACTGCTGAAATCCTTGCCGTTGAGGGAGACAACTTTAAGAATGTACTGAAGCCTAATCCTTCGGAGATATTCAGGGCCTACTTCAACTATCGGTTTTTATCTTTTTATGTCAGCCATACTCCCCATTTTCTGCCAGGCAATAATGATGATGATATAAAGGGACGTACCAGCGGCATCGGCCTGGGAACTTCGTTCAATTTCCGTAACTGGTTTACCGATATTTTCTATTCACATACTAACGGTTACTACCTGTCTAATATAAAAGACTATCGGCCTGACTGGCAGCCCGGTGATCCATATTTTTTGTTGCCTGATCTGACTGTAAACAGTTTGTCCGGTTCCATCGGTTACAACACCAACCCGCATCTGTCCCTGCAGTCAACTGTATCCCAGACAGAAAGGCAAATCAGGTCTGCGGGTGCATTTTTGCCAAAGATTTCATACAGATATTATACAATTAATAGCCCTGGCATTACGTTTTCGCAAAAGTCAAGAAATATTCAGGCATTAATTGGTGCAGGATATCAGTATACTTTCGTTCTACGAAAAGCATTCTATGTGACCGGTAGCTTCACACCCTCTTTTGGTTACATTTTCTACAGACTGCAAACACAAAATGGCGCTGACTATGGAGTTAGTCATGCCCGTGGCCCCATCTATCAATGGGATGCATTATTGGGAACAGGATATAGCGGCAACCGTTTTTTCGCCGGCGCCTACCTTACCGCTACATCATCTACCTATGCCCAGGGACTGACAACCGCCGTAAACCAGGACGGACAGATCTACTTTCAGTTATTTGCAGGCATCAGACTTAAAGCGCCGAAAATTCTTGAGAAGAACTATGATAAAATATTCCATTGA
- a CDS encoding DUF3943 domain-containing protein, with product MGKSLLLILSFIFSSAGLFAQVPFDSLYKPKKRFARAAGELIVTQLIPWSFNRFARNAEFAKVSFKSIGENLKPSSWEWDDNNFKTNQFAHPYHGNLYFSTFRSNGYSFWQSAPAAFAGSFIWEIAGETHKPAPNDFINTSLGGIALGEMTYRLANKIVNNRATGAKRQLQEVMGLVINPVNGLNRILNGQWGRVYGVPDSSGRITAYLNVGLRHFNIHSLEQYTNGHNELYLRLRLQYGDRFRVSSTPFESFNAIVEAGAGDSAYLNTVQVTGALKTWTLREDSSQRHLYTVAMNYDFIKNNAFEYGGQSFIFKLLSDWRANRKTKIYTEIGSGIVVLGAVPDKYLYYGEGRNYDYGPGIQLTAAGGINFHECVEVELNYKGSRFKTLNGSKSTYILNTLSADMRVYLPKNFSLAAGVGQYTLNGFYRKLSNISEVYPFARFSVGVKL from the coding sequence ATGGGTAAATCGCTTTTACTTATTCTGTCATTTATTTTTTCAAGTGCCGGCCTTTTTGCGCAAGTGCCGTTTGATAGCCTGTATAAACCCAAAAAGAGATTTGCACGCGCCGCAGGGGAACTGATCGTTACACAACTGATCCCCTGGTCGTTTAACCGTTTTGCCCGCAATGCCGAGTTTGCGAAAGTCAGTTTCAAAAGTATCGGGGAAAATTTAAAACCCTCAAGCTGGGAATGGGATGATAATAATTTTAAGACAAACCAGTTTGCTCATCCTTATCATGGTAATCTTTATTTCAGCACGTTTCGCAGCAACGGATATTCTTTCTGGCAGTCTGCTCCTGCTGCATTTGCCGGCAGCTTTATCTGGGAAATCGCGGGTGAGACCCACAAGCCAGCTCCCAATGACTTTATTAATACCAGCCTCGGTGGCATCGCTTTAGGAGAGATGACTTACCGGCTGGCGAATAAAATTGTTAACAATCGTGCTACAGGCGCTAAACGTCAATTACAGGAAGTAATGGGACTTGTTATCAATCCGGTAAATGGACTGAACCGCATTTTAAATGGACAATGGGGACGGGTATACGGCGTACCTGATAGCTCCGGAAGGATAACAGCGTATTTAAATGTAGGGTTACGACATTTCAATATTCATTCCCTTGAACAGTACACAAATGGTCACAACGAGTTGTATTTACGTCTGAGACTTCAGTATGGAGATCGGTTCAGGGTGAGTAGCACCCCATTTGAGAGCTTTAATGCCATCGTCGAAGCTGGTGCTGGTGATTCAGCCTATCTGAATACAGTTCAGGTAACAGGGGCATTAAAAACCTGGACACTTCGCGAGGACAGCAGTCAGCGGCATCTGTATACCGTTGCCATGAACTATGACTTTATTAAGAATAATGCATTTGAATACGGTGGACAAAGTTTCATTTTCAAGTTATTATCAGATTGGCGCGCCAATCGTAAAACAAAAATCTATACAGAAATTGGTAGCGGTATCGTTGTATTAGGTGCTGTTCCCGACAAATATCTTTACTATGGAGAAGGCCGTAATTATGACTATGGTCCAGGTATACAACTAACAGCGGCAGGTGGTATTAACTTTCATGAATGTGTTGAAGTAGAGCTGAATTATAAAGGTAGCAGATTTAAAACGCTTAACGGTAGTAAGTCTACTTATATCTTAAATACACTTTCGGCAGACATGAGAGTCTACCTTCCAAAGAATTTTTCACTTGCCGCCGGTGTTGGACAATACACGCTCAATGGGTTTTATCGGAAATTGAGCAATATATCCGAAGTCTATCCCTTTGCCCGTTTTTCAGTAGGTGTAAAACTGTGA
- a CDS encoding type II toxin-antitoxin system HipA family toxin — protein MPTDKTIYVYANWEELNDAPLLMGMLNSVHNKGKEIFSFEYSAEWLASGNSQVLDPDLSFYGGRQYSTGEKHNFGLFLDSSPDRWGRVLMKRREAIMARKEDRKQVTLFESDYLLGVYDEHRIGALRFKLDPDGDFVSGEQMLAAPPWASLRELEEASKQLEQDDFDDDEALRWLNMLMAPGSSLGGARPKAGVRDPEGQLWIAKFPSGNDEVDIGGWEAVAMEIAEAAGINVSPFKAQKFSGKHHTFLSNRFDRTANGGRIHFASAMTMLGYTDGADYTTGVSYLELAEFLIKNGAKVDEDLEELWRRIVLYVSIKNTDDHLRNHGFLLTAEGWRLSPVYDVNPFADGTGLTLNISDNDNSLDLDLVRSVAPYFRITKKQGEEIIAKVLSAVKDWRQYAVKIGLSKREQDLMENAFTDQI, from the coding sequence ATGCCGACTGATAAGACGATATATGTATATGCAAATTGGGAGGAATTAAATGATGCCCCTTTACTGATGGGCATGCTCAATAGTGTCCATAACAAAGGAAAGGAAATTTTTTCTTTTGAATATTCAGCTGAATGGTTGGCGTCCGGCAATAGCCAGGTCTTAGACCCTGATCTTAGTTTTTATGGAGGGCGACAATATAGTACAGGCGAGAAGCACAACTTTGGTTTGTTTCTCGATTCTTCTCCCGACAGATGGGGACGTGTCCTAATGAAAAGACGGGAAGCAATAATGGCGCGCAAAGAAGATCGCAAACAAGTAACGCTGTTTGAGTCCGATTATTTGTTAGGTGTTTATGATGAACATCGAATTGGCGCATTACGTTTCAAATTAGATCCAGATGGAGATTTTGTAAGCGGTGAACAAATGCTTGCAGCGCCACCATGGGCATCACTGCGGGAACTTGAAGAAGCCAGCAAACAATTGGAGCAGGATGATTTTGATGACGATGAAGCATTGAGATGGCTGAACATGTTGATGGCTCCTGGATCGTCACTAGGTGGTGCACGTCCAAAGGCGGGGGTAAGAGACCCGGAAGGTCAGTTATGGATTGCCAAATTTCCAAGTGGCAATGATGAGGTTGATATTGGCGGATGGGAAGCTGTTGCTATGGAAATAGCCGAGGCAGCAGGTATAAATGTATCTCCTTTTAAAGCACAAAAATTCTCCGGCAAGCATCACACATTTTTAAGCAATCGCTTTGACCGTACTGCCAATGGAGGAAGGATACACTTTGCTTCAGCAATGACTATGCTTGGATATACGGATGGTGCTGATTATACTACCGGCGTTAGTTATCTGGAGCTGGCTGAATTCCTTATTAAAAATGGCGCGAAGGTCGATGAGGATCTGGAAGAACTCTGGCGCAGAATTGTGCTATATGTAAGCATCAAAAACACAGATGATCACTTGCGTAATCATGGTTTCCTATTGACAGCAGAAGGCTGGAGACTCTCTCCGGTTTATGATGTCAATCCATTTGCTGATGGTACAGGACTTACACTCAACATATCGGATAACGACAACTCTCTGGACCTGGATTTAGTTCGATCTGTTGCACCCTATTTCCGGATAACTAAAAAACAAGGCGAAGAGATCATTGCGAAAGTATTATCTGCGGTGAAAGACTGGCGTCAATATGCTGTTAAGATAGGTCTATCTAAAAGAGAACAGGATTTAATGGAAAACGCCTTTACAGACCAGATCTAG
- a CDS encoding helix-turn-helix domain-containing protein, translated as MKESITMLPRARKVMEQMGENIKLARRRRKFSTTQVAERAGLSRGTVWQIENGSPSVSLGNYFMVLFVLNLENDFLKLAEDDQLGRKLQDIGLITKKRAPKRNKKQTGEDAD; from the coding sequence ATGAAAGAGTCCATAACTATGTTACCCAGGGCTCGTAAGGTAATGGAGCAGATGGGAGAAAACATCAAACTTGCGAGAAGAAGGCGAAAATTTAGTACGACTCAAGTCGCAGAGAGGGCCGGGCTTAGTCGTGGGACAGTCTGGCAAATTGAAAATGGATCACCTTCTGTATCCCTGGGCAATTACTTTATGGTGTTATTCGTATTAAATCTGGAGAATGACTTTTTGAAACTGGCAGAAGACGATCAATTGGGTCGTAAGCTGCAGGATATTGGATTGATCACCAAAAAACGCGCTCCAAAAAGAAACAAAAAACAAACAGGAGAAGATGCCGACTGA
- a CDS encoding LytR/AlgR family response regulator transcription factor — translation MNCIIVDDEPLGRQAIQKLVHQTDNLEAIGSFNGAEATKAFLEKNAVDLIFLDIQMPGVNGIEFARTIPKTTLVVFTTAFHEFASESYDVDAIDYLIKPVKLERFQKAVEKAQTYCKLFHTDHANSNIENITTDYFFVKSERRIFKVHFSDILYIEGLKDYVIIYLANQKVITLMNIKTIHDLLPKSFFVRVSKSYIINVNNIDSVDNNTVYIGKNEIPIGNIYRDHFFNEFVTRKILGK, via the coding sequence ATGAACTGTATAATCGTAGATGATGAACCGTTAGGAAGACAAGCGATCCAAAAACTGGTTCACCAGACAGACAATCTGGAAGCGATAGGATCATTTAACGGAGCAGAAGCTACCAAAGCTTTCCTGGAAAAAAATGCTGTAGATCTGATATTTCTTGATATTCAGATGCCGGGAGTGAATGGTATCGAATTTGCCAGAACCATTCCGAAAACCACCTTAGTGGTGTTTACCACCGCTTTTCATGAATTTGCTTCCGAGAGTTATGACGTAGACGCTATCGATTATCTGATCAAACCTGTAAAACTGGAGCGCTTTCAAAAAGCGGTTGAAAAGGCACAGACGTATTGTAAATTATTCCATACCGATCATGCCAACAGCAACATAGAAAATATAACCACTGACTATTTTTTTGTAAAATCAGAACGAAGAATATTCAAAGTCCATTTCAGCGATATACTTTATATTGAAGGCCTAAAAGATTATGTGATCATTTATTTAGCAAATCAAAAAGTGATCACCCTGATGAATATCAAAACTATTCATGATCTGCTTCCAAAAAGTTTTTTTGTCAGGGTCAGTAAATCTTATATCATCAATGTAAACAACATAGATTCTGTTGATAACAATACGGTATACATAGGGAAAAACGAAATACCGATCGGCAATATTTACAGGGATCACTTCTTTAATGAATTTGTAACAAGGAAAATTTTAGGTAAGTGA
- a CDS encoding sensor histidine kinase, with protein sequence MGKPLHEKTMDANWMLQLIISEKYRFLRHILLIIFCIVVLYYSPADYVEPFETYNRLVIFFQIILIAYSNMYFFVPGFLFRNKYLSYGVFVLSGMVISYYVHEVFADSFKRDLLPNEDDNINFFTFSFMTMVLIIASAAIKLFQRWISDAQLIHDLALANTNSELEQLKNQINPHFLFNMLNNANVLIEDDPQKASQVLVKLSDLLRYQLYDSSRDKVLLTSEVHFLEDFLNLEKIRRDNFSFLISKEGELSGVQVPPLLFISFVENAVKHNNDSAKLSYLNLYFDVGHDELFFKCVNSKPAVKAVNKSGGLGLVNIKRRLELLFPSSHTLTIEDNQEMYCVTLLLNLKK encoded by the coding sequence ATGGGTAAACCTTTACACGAAAAAACTATGGATGCTAACTGGATGCTTCAGTTGATCATTTCAGAAAAATACCGTTTTCTGCGGCATATCTTACTGATCATCTTTTGTATTGTTGTTTTATATTACAGTCCGGCGGACTATGTAGAACCTTTTGAGACCTATAACCGACTGGTCATTTTTTTTCAGATAATCCTGATAGCCTACAGTAACATGTATTTTTTTGTTCCCGGATTTTTGTTCAGAAACAAATATCTGAGTTATGGTGTTTTTGTGCTTTCAGGCATGGTCATTTCGTATTATGTTCACGAAGTCTTTGCTGATTCCTTTAAACGGGATCTATTGCCTAATGAGGACGACAACATTAACTTTTTTACTTTTTCTTTTATGACGATGGTGCTTATCATAGCATCGGCAGCAATTAAGTTATTTCAACGGTGGATATCTGATGCACAGCTGATCCATGACCTGGCATTGGCTAATACCAATAGTGAACTGGAACAGCTCAAGAATCAGATCAATCCTCATTTCCTTTTTAATATGCTCAACAATGCCAACGTATTAATTGAGGATGATCCCCAAAAAGCTTCACAGGTATTGGTAAAACTAAGTGATTTGCTTCGTTATCAGCTTTATGACAGCTCAAGAGATAAAGTTCTGCTAACTTCAGAGGTCCATTTTTTAGAAGATTTTCTGAACCTGGAGAAAATCAGACGGGATAATTTCAGTTTTTTAATATCCAAAGAAGGTGAATTGAGCGGTGTTCAGGTGCCTCCCTTATTATTCATATCATTTGTCGAAAATGCCGTAAAACATAATAACGACTCAGCGAAGTTATCCTATCTGAATTTATATTTTGATGTGGGCCACGATGAGCTTTTTTTTAAATGCGTAAATTCGAAACCCGCGGTGAAAGCTGTTAATAAGTCCGGAGGATTAGGTCTGGTAAATATCAAAAGAAGATTAGAATTACTATTCCCGTCCTCGCACACTTTGACAATAGAAGACAATCAGGAAATGTACTGCGTTACCTTACTTTTAAATTTAAAAAAATGA
- a CDS encoding TonB-dependent receptor: MKSRILSVLILFFASVSYAYSQERVTLSGTISNKSNTETLIGVSIYIPEAKVGLTTNSYGFYSTTLPKGNYTIILTYVGYDRLEESITLTENTKRNFGMTESSKTLDEVIIKNNTPQANIRKPEMSTNKLSIATIKKMPAVLGEVDILKSILQLPGVTNAQEGATGFNVRGGSVDGNLVLLDEAVVYNTSHLFGFFSVFNADVIKDLKLYKGGIPANFGGRISSVLDIYQKEGNNKAYHVNAGIGLVSSRLLVEGPIVKDKSSFVVAGRGSYAHLFLKMANEPNSAYFYDLNTKFNYKLNDKNNVFVSGYFGNDNLNFNNSFINTYGNKLFNLRWNHIFSNKIFSNASAIYSDYDYQIKIKTIGLDWKAEVKNYNFKYDFKHYVSNNLTLNYGINTIYYNFNPGTIKPYGTASAINPDQLAKKYAYENAAYISADQRLSDKLSVNYGLRYSNFQRVGAQEVYTYANDQPVIYNKEFHIYEEADPTGTANYKKNKKIASFDNLEPRVALAYSLNNDNAIKASYNRMSQYVHLISNTASATPLDIWAPSDKYLKPEILDQVALGYFHNFKDGRYSLETETFYKKIKNKADYIDGADLLGIDAIERVLLNGEARAYGLELMLKKNTGKLTGWVSYTLSKAQQRTPGRNADEPGINNGEWYRANYDKLHNLSVTGAYSVSPKWSFGAILTFQTGKAATFPNGKYLYQGVTVANYGARNGNSLSAYHRLDVSATYTPKPNKKEGWQGEWNFSIYNLYNRNNAASYSFRQKEETGRSETRRISIFGIVPSIAYNVKF, translated from the coding sequence ATGAAAAGCAGAATCCTATCCGTGCTGATACTTTTTTTTGCGTCGGTATCCTATGCCTATTCGCAGGAAAGAGTTACCCTTAGCGGCACGATCTCAAACAAGTCCAATACCGAAACACTCATTGGCGTAAGCATATATATTCCGGAAGCGAAAGTAGGTTTGACGACTAATTCCTACGGATTTTATTCCACAACATTGCCTAAAGGAAACTATACTATTATCCTGACCTACGTGGGTTATGATCGCCTGGAAGAAAGTATCACACTCACCGAAAATACAAAAAGGAACTTCGGGATGACGGAAAGCAGCAAAACCCTCGATGAAGTTATCATTAAGAATAATACTCCGCAAGCTAACATTCGCAAACCTGAAATGAGTACCAATAAGCTATCTATCGCCACGATCAAAAAGATGCCGGCAGTTTTGGGTGAGGTAGATATTCTTAAATCGATCTTACAGCTTCCCGGAGTTACTAATGCCCAGGAAGGTGCGACGGGATTTAACGTAAGGGGCGGATCTGTGGATGGAAACCTGGTGTTGCTTGATGAAGCCGTTGTATATAATACCTCGCATTTATTCGGCTTCTTTTCTGTCTTCAATGCTGATGTGATCAAAGACCTGAAACTTTATAAGGGAGGCATCCCTGCTAATTTCGGCGGACGTATATCATCCGTACTGGATATTTATCAAAAAGAGGGGAACAACAAGGCGTATCATGTAAACGCGGGTATCGGATTAGTCTCAAGCCGATTGCTTGTTGAAGGTCCTATTGTTAAGGATAAAAGTTCTTTTGTGGTTGCGGGGAGAGGATCTTATGCACATCTCTTTTTGAAAATGGCAAATGAACCTAATTCAGCTTATTTCTACGATCTGAACACCAAGTTTAATTACAAATTAAATGATAAGAACAATGTATTTGTTTCGGGATACTTTGGTAACGACAACCTGAATTTTAATAACAGTTTCATCAATACCTATGGCAACAAGCTTTTCAATCTAAGATGGAACCATATATTCTCCAACAAGATATTTTCTAATGCATCTGCCATTTACAGTGATTATGACTACCAGATCAAGATCAAGACCATCGGTTTGGATTGGAAAGCAGAGGTGAAAAATTACAATTTTAAATATGATTTCAAACATTATGTTTCTAATAACCTCACTTTAAATTATGGCATTAATACAATTTATTACAATTTCAATCCCGGAACGATCAAGCCTTATGGAACGGCTTCAGCAATCAATCCGGACCAGTTGGCTAAAAAATATGCTTATGAAAATGCAGCCTATATCAGTGCCGACCAGCGTCTCTCTGATAAATTATCTGTCAATTATGGGCTCCGCTACAGCAACTTTCAAAGAGTAGGCGCGCAGGAAGTCTATACCTATGCCAATGACCAGCCGGTTATTTATAATAAGGAGTTTCATATTTATGAAGAGGCTGATCCGACAGGAACGGCCAACTATAAGAAAAATAAAAAAATAGCCAGCTTTGATAACCTGGAACCAAGGGTCGCTCTTGCTTATTCGCTGAACAATGACAATGCTATCAAGGCCAGCTACAATAGAATGAGCCAATATGTTCATTTAATTTCCAATACCGCATCTGCCACTCCGCTTGATATATGGGCTCCTTCTGACAAATACCTTAAACCAGAGATCTTAGATCAGGTGGCGCTGGGATACTTCCACAATTTTAAAGACGGCAGGTATTCTCTGGAAACTGAAACATTCTATAAGAAAATAAAAAACAAAGCGGACTATATAGACGGTGCAGACCTGTTGGGTATTGATGCTATAGAAAGAGTGCTTTTGAACGGCGAGGCAAGGGCGTATGGCCTGGAACTGATGTTGAAGAAAAATACAGGTAAACTGACCGGCTGGGTTTCTTATACACTTTCTAAAGCGCAACAAAGAACACCGGGCAGAAATGCAGATGAGCCGGGTATAAACAATGGAGAATGGTATAGGGCGAATTACGACAAATTGCATAATCTATCTGTTACCGGCGCTTATTCGGTAAGCCCCAAATGGTCTTTCGGCGCTATTCTCACTTTTCAAACCGGAAAAGCAGCGACATTTCCTAATGGAAAATATCTATACCAGGGTGTTACTGTTGCGAATTACGGAGCAAGAAATGGGAATTCTTTATCTGCGTACCACCGCTTAGACGTATCTGCGACCTACACACCCAAACCCAACAAGAAAGAAGGCTGGCAGGGAGAGTGGAATTTCAGCATCTACAATCTTTATAACAGGAATAATGCAGCATCGTATTCTTTCAGACAGAAAGAAGAAACGGGAAGAAGCGAGACAAGAAGAATATCCATTTTCGGCATTGTTCCAAGCATAGCCTACAACGTGAAATTTTAA
- a CDS encoding DUF4249 domain-containing protein: protein MKLLKIMLIPFVALLATGCEKVITADLTTAAPRLVVDASIDWVKNTAGNEQKIVLSTTTGYYSSEFPSVSGAVVTVTNATNSVFNFVEAPGTGQYICTNFLPVIGQTYNLKIILNGETYTASETFTPVPKIEDNIDQNNKGGEAGDEMEITFYYQDDARQMNAYLNSITQPYSVFPELEVEDDEHTNGNLMQESYSHEKLKAGDQVDIKLYGISKDYYNYMFKLIVASGNDGNPFPTIPSAVRGNIVNQTNSKNYALGYFRLAEVATKSYTIK, encoded by the coding sequence ATGAAACTACTTAAAATAATGCTCATACCATTTGTGGCACTGCTTGCAACAGGATGTGAGAAGGTTATTACTGCGGATCTTACAACAGCGGCGCCAAGACTGGTTGTAGATGCCTCTATTGACTGGGTAAAGAATACAGCCGGCAATGAGCAAAAGATCGTGTTGTCCACAACAACGGGTTATTACAGTTCCGAATTTCCGAGTGTTTCCGGAGCAGTGGTTACGGTAACCAACGCAACAAATTCAGTTTTTAACTTTGTAGAAGCGCCCGGAACAGGGCAATACATTTGCACCAATTTCCTTCCTGTTATCGGCCAGACCTATAATTTAAAGATCATTTTGAACGGGGAGACCTACACCGCTTCAGAAACCTTTACCCCGGTTCCTAAAATTGAGGATAACATTGATCAGAACAACAAGGGAGGCGAGGCCGGCGATGAAATGGAGATAACATTTTACTATCAGGACGATGCCCGCCAGATGAATGCTTACCTGAACAGCATTACTCAGCCTTATTCAGTGTTCCCTGAGCTTGAAGTAGAGGACGATGAACATACCAACGGTAATTTAATGCAGGAATCCTATTCACATGAAAAATTAAAAGCCGGTGACCAGGTAGACATCAAATTGTACGGAATCTCAAAAGACTATTATAATTATATGTTCAAATTGATAGTGGCCTCCGGTAATGACGGCAATCCATTCCCTACCATACCAAGTGCCGTTCGCGGAAATATTGTCAATCAGACCAATAGCAAAAATTACGCTTTGGGGTATTTCAGGCTGGCAGAAGTAGCTACCAAAAGCTATACCATCAAATAA
- a CDS encoding SDR family oxidoreductase gives MNIQSKTVLVTGGGSGIGYAIAKLLSEKGNKVILSGRNAAKIEKAAKTLGLDYIVCDVTNAEAVNNLVTRLNTDYDGLSVLINNAGVANLYKLSEDARAYEKSKQEFETNYFAPVRLTEALLPLLKKQPEAAIINITSNVTFHPLLVLPTYSDSKAALHSHTVALRLSLSKDTNIKVFEVMPSLINTDATKDMGGEQNGLPPQVVAEDLYYGLEEDRYEIYVGETGKQRDAYFANPVAAVESFNQGLF, from the coding sequence ATGAATATTCAGAGTAAAACAGTCCTCGTAACCGGCGGCGGTTCCGGCATTGGATACGCTATAGCAAAATTATTAAGCGAAAAAGGGAATAAAGTGATTCTCTCCGGTCGCAATGCTGCTAAAATTGAAAAAGCCGCCAAAACTTTAGGGCTTGACTACATCGTCTGCGATGTCACCAATGCGGAGGCCGTTAATAACCTGGTCACAAGACTTAATACCGATTACGATGGTTTAAGTGTGTTGATCAATAATGCAGGCGTAGCCAATTTGTACAAACTATCTGAAGATGCGCGTGCGTATGAAAAATCAAAACAGGAATTCGAAACCAACTATTTCGCGCCGGTAAGACTGACAGAAGCGCTGCTGCCATTGCTCAAAAAGCAGCCGGAGGCAGCGATCATCAATATCACATCCAATGTGACCTTCCATCCTTTATTAGTGCTGCCGACGTATTCAGACTCAAAAGCTGCCCTGCATTCCCATACTGTCGCATTGAGATTAAGCCTGTCAAAGGATACCAACATTAAAGTGTTTGAAGTGATGCCTTCGCTCATCAACACAGATGCCACGAAAGACATGGGTGGCGAACAAAATGGCTTACCGCCACAGGTCGTAGCCGAAGACCTGTATTATGGTCTTGAGGAAGACCGGTACGAGATCTATGTCGGTGAAACCGGAAAGCAGCGCGACGCCTATTTTGCAAACCCTGTTGCAGCAGTAGAAAGCTTTAACCAAGGCTTATTTTGA